Below is a window of Aggregicoccus sp. 17bor-14 DNA.
TCAACCAGCTTTCGGCCAACCAGTACCTGGCGATCTTCGGCATCGTCGAGGAATTCATCGTCCCGTTCCTGCTCGATCATGCGCGCCCCGAGCTGCGCGGCGACGACTACCGGGTGCGCTCGCTCCTCAACTTCGCCACCGAGGAGGCCAAGCACATCCACATGTTCAAGCGCTTCGCCGCGGCCTTCACGCGCGGCTTCCCGACGAAGCCGCAGCTGATCGGCCCCTCCGAGGCGATCGGCGCCGAGGTGCTGCGCCACGACGCGCTCACGGTGGGGCTCGTCATCCTCATGATCGAGTGGATGACCCAGCAGCACTACCTCGGCTCGATCAAGGACAACGGCGACATCGACCCGCTGTTCAAGCGGCTGATGCGCAGCCACTGGATCGAGGAGGCCCAGCACGCCAAGCTCGACACGCTGATCGTCGACGCGCTCGTCGAGAGCCGGGGCGACGTCGCCTGGGACGCGGTCATGGACGCGTTCTTCGAGATCGGCGGCTTCCTCGACAGCGGGCTCGCCGCGCAGGCCGCCTTCAACGTGGATGCGCTCGAGCGGCTGACCGGCAAGCGCTACGCCGAGCGCGACGCGATGATCAAGCAGCAGCACCAGGCCGCCCGCTGGACGTACATCGGGTCGGGCATGGTGCACGAGAAGTTCATCGCCACGCTCGACGCACACTCGCCGCTGGCTGCCCGCCGCATCGCGGAGGCCGCACCGATGTTCGCCTGAAGCGACCCGCAGGAGGGGCGGGAGGGGGCCCCGCGCGCAGGGGTGCTCTTGGCCCGAGGTGCGCCTGCGACCTGGCCGAAGACGTCGTGCGGTGGCCCTATTGCGCGAGGATGCGCCGCTCGACGTCGGGTGGCACACGCCAGAGCTTGTGCATGCCGCGGCAGGGCACGGGCTCCCGGAGCACGACCAGGTCCGAGCAGACCCAGCCAAAGCTGCCGAAGAACCAGGGCGAATCGTGCAGCGAATCCGTGGGATCGAGCGCGTCCCGCCGTAACACGCGCGCAATCCGGACCGTCCCGATGATGGCGCCCTTCACGCTGCGGGCGCGGTGCAGGTGCGCGGCGATCACGTCGGGCGGAACACCGTCCGCCGCGGCGAGCCGCGCGACCTCCGCGGCGCCTTCGTCGTCCCACTTCAGCCCCGAGTGGATGGCAATGCGCTCGCCGACCACGCGCGCCGGGGGTGGCCATTCGCGGTTCTCGATGGGCTTCCCCAGGTGCAACAGCGCCGTGTCCCACGGCCGCCAGAAGGTCAGTGCGAGCATCGGAGCTCGGGGGAACGCGAGGGACCGTCAGCTGCAGCTGGCATTGAGCGGCGCGAACGTGGCTCCGTTCCACGAGGCCGGGCAGGACGTGACGCCGCTCGTCGCCGCGACTCCGCCCGACGCCTCGGTGCCGCCCGGGCGGATCGCCGCCGACCAGAGACCGTGGATCATGAACGCCTCATCGACCAGTCGAAGGGGTAGGGGACGGTACCCGGTTCCGTGCGCCGGGCGAAGCCGCGTCAGTCGCTGCTCTTCTCGGAAGAGGGCGCGGCCGACGAAGCCTGCGAGTCCGGGTCCTGGCGGTACGGTGAAGGCAGAGGCCGGTCTCCCCGGGGCGGCGGTGGCCGGCTCGGCGGGACACCCCCCGTGAGCGCTGCATCCAGCACCTTGATTGTCGCGTCGGCCATCGCAGCCGTGCACCCGGGGGCGAGCGTGAGCAGGCAGAGCAGCGCGGCGGTGCGGGTGGCTCGAGGGGACATGGCGCAGCGACGCTAGCGCCGCACTCCCCGCGAGTCCACGCGACCCCTGCGCGTCCCACGCGCGAAGCGCCGGCGCCCCGGACAGGCCCTTCCCTCGGAGGCGCGGCTGGCACACCATGCGGCCTCTCCCGCTCTCCCCGGAGCCCCTGGTGTCCACGACCCGTCTCGTCCTCTGTGCGCTCGAGCCCGCGCTCGCCTCGGCCTGGGAGGAGGCGTGCGGAGGGCTCGACTTCGTCACCGTGCACCGCGGCTCCATCCTGGAGGTCTCCGCGGACGCGCTGGTGAGCCCGGCGAACAGCTTCGGCTTCATGGCC
It encodes the following:
- a CDS encoding diiron oxygenase, with the translated sequence MAAIARGRILQASPKERTMYHHFDYEQTLAASLRGAWNLDDVLRQDQELDFSRNFMPESLARTAALEMLDAREQRLLNQLSANQYLAIFGIVEEFIVPFLLDHARPELRGDDYRVRSLLNFATEEAKHIHMFKRFAAAFTRGFPTKPQLIGPSEAIGAEVLRHDALTVGLVILMIEWMTQQHYLGSIKDNGDIDPLFKRLMRSHWIEEAQHAKLDTLIVDALVESRGDVAWDAVMDAFFEIGGFLDSGLAAQAAFNVDALERLTGKRYAERDAMIKQQHQAARWTYIGSGMVHEKFIATLDAHSPLAARRIAEAAPMFA